From one Bacteroides eggerthii genomic stretch:
- a CDS encoding glycosyltransferase family 2 protein, producing the protein MNMKNKISVIVPVYNRKELLAACVKSLLEQTYRDFELCIVDDGSTDGTEILCDELQKEDSRIRVLHVKNGGAAYARRRGVEQASGEWILFVDSDDTMPADALRRLFQATSQNTDIVIGFFRKKRLWGRKKLSPVHYRKLLIEGRHNISAACGKLFRRILFDEHTLQSPPEIVMGEDMLMNIRLSFASAKPVILVGGDSIYNYMQHGTNITHIFEPSADYEYFFHQERLRAIPEAEHLFYMPVMIYRRLRMLRRLLRRAQENGMVKELQASLFVEDLLKDIRKIHYSPLHYPYWKLWLFLMSVR; encoded by the coding sequence ATGAATATGAAGAATAAAATATCTGTGATCGTTCCTGTTTATAATAGAAAAGAACTGTTGGCTGCTTGTGTGAAGAGTTTGTTGGAACAGACGTATAGAGATTTTGAATTATGTATAGTTGATGATGGAAGTACGGATGGCACTGAAATTCTTTGTGATGAATTGCAAAAGGAAGATTCACGTATACGAGTGTTACATGTGAAAAACGGCGGAGCTGCTTATGCACGTCGGAGGGGGGTGGAACAAGCTTCTGGGGAGTGGATACTCTTTGTTGACTCTGATGATACGATGCCGGCAGATGCTTTGCGGCGTTTGTTTCAAGCTACTTCTCAAAATACAGATATAGTAATCGGCTTCTTTCGGAAAAAAAGACTTTGGGGGCGAAAAAAACTTTCTCCTGTCCATTATAGGAAACTGTTGATTGAAGGACGGCATAATATTTCGGCAGCATGCGGAAAGTTATTCCGGCGTATTTTGTTTGATGAACATACATTACAGAGTCCACCGGAGATTGTCATGGGGGAAGATATGCTTATGAATATACGTTTGTCTTTTGCATCTGCCAAACCTGTAATTTTGGTAGGTGGAGATAGCATCTACAATTATATGCAGCATGGTACCAATATTACGCATATTTTCGAACCTAGCGCTGATTATGAATATTTTTTCCATCAGGAACGATTACGGGCTATTCCTGAAGCGGAACATTTATTTTATATGCCTGTAATGATTTATCGGAGGTTAAGGATGTTGCGCCGTTTGTTGCGTCGGGCACAAGAAAATGGTATGGTTAAAGAACTGCAAGCCTCTTTGTTTGTAGAGGATTTGCTAAAGGATATTCGAAAGATTCATTACTCTCCTTTACATTATCCTTATTGGAAGCTTTGGCTATTTCTTATGAGTGTGAGGTAA